GACGAGAACGTAAAGACCGCGGAGATGTTGGTTAAGAGCGTTAAGAATGTGAAGGAAATCACATCCTCCAAGGTGCGTATGGGAGTTGCGGAAGACTACGAGTCCGGCCAATGGAATTCCCTTTTGATTTCCGCCGAAAACCAACTCAGGACCGCGAAATTGGATAAGGATAAGGTGAGAAGGGACCTTCTCGTCTCCTTGGGAAAGGACCCCGAGACCCCCATGCAATTGGGACTGCATCTGGAAGAAGTGCTTCCGATTCTACAACCGGAAACCACCGAAGTGGACGAGGCTTTGATCCATCGTTACGATTATAGAAGTGTTACATTACAAAAACAAAATGCACATACCGCGATGGAAGTCAGCAAAAACGGTCTCTTACCTTCTCTCTATGTGAGCGGAACTTATAATAGCAGGGAATACGACAGGAATTTTCCCCAGAGTTTCGACGGAATAGGCGCCGGTCGGTTTACCCAGAACTCCGCCGAAATCAAGATGGATTATCCTCTCGGCAACGATACCGCCCGGGCCGAGTATAAGAATTCTCTAACACAGAATCGAAAACTAGACCTGCTTCTAGAACAGACCAAAGACCAAGTCAAAACGGATGTAAGACAAGGCTTGCAAAGAATCCATACCGCTCACGAAGTGCTGGAAGAGTCCAAAAAAAATCTGGTTCAGGCTGAGAGATTCTACAACGGAATCCTTCCAAGATATAGATACGGACGGGCGACTTCCCTCAACGTAAAGAACGCGTTGGATCTGGTCGCTCAGGCGAGATACGGACTCATGCAAGCAAAAGTAAATTATAATTCGGCACTCGTTCAATACGAACTCTCCAAGGGCACTCTCTTCCGCAAATACGGAATGGATGCCGAGGAAGTTCTGAACCAATCCATCGGAGACCAAAAATGAATTTCGCAGAATTATCGATCAAACGACCGATTTTCATCACCTGTACGGTTCTCATCATTCTTGTTTCGGGATGGCTTTCCTTGAACAAGTTGGGTGTGGACCTTTTTCCTAACGTGACCATTCCGGTGGTGACGGTTACCGTTCCTTATCCGGGAGCGGCTCCCAACGAGATAGAGACTCTGATCGCCAAGCCCGTGGAGGACGAACTCTCCACGATTTCCGGCGTTAAGAGAATCAAGTCCACTTGTAGCGAAGGATCCGGAACAGTAGTCGTGGAATTCACGCTGGAAACCGACGTGAAATATGCGGAACAACAGGTGAGAGATAAGGTTTCCGCAGTGAAACCTAAGCTTCCCGACGACGCTAAAGAACCGATCATCCGCAGGATAGATCCTGCCGACCAGCCGATCATCATTCTCGCTCTGAATGCCGACTTGAACGAGGCTCAGATTTACGATATCGCGAACGAGGAGATCAAACAGAATCTTCTCACCGCCAAGGACGTGGGTAATATCACGATCTACGGAGGAAGAAAGCGGGAAATCCACGTGGAATTGGATCGTCAAAAGCTGAAGCAGCACATGATCCCCGCCTATATGGTCTCCAATAGGCTCGCTTCCGGCGGAACCAATATCCCTGCGGGTAAGGTAAGTAAATCCGAATCCGAACTCGTATATAGAACGATCAACGAATTCCAATCTCCTCAAGAGATCCGCGACACTCCGATTTCCCTTTTCGGGAACGAGGTCCCGGTTCGGATCGGACAATTGGGAGAAGTCAAGGACACAGTGGAGGACGAAACCTCCAGAGCTTATTTCAACGGTAAGAAGGCCGTATTCCTTTTAGTCTTCAAGCAATCCGGTTCCAATACGGTCGCCGTCGCCCAAGAGGTGAAGAAGCGCGTAGGAGAACTGAACAAGGAATTGGCAAGAAGAGAAGGTGCGGCAACCCTTTCCATCGCCAACGATAATTCCATCCAGATCGACGATAATATCTACGACGTTAAGGAAACCATCATCATAGGGATCGCACTTACGATCGTAGTGGTCCTTCTCTTCTTAGGAAGCGTGCGTTCTACCGTCATTACGGGACTCGCACTTCCTAACTCACTTTTGGGAGCCTTCATTCTGATGGCGGTCGCGGGCTTTACCGTGAACGTAATGACCCTTCTCGCATTGAGCTTAGCGGTCGGGCTACTTATCGACGACGCGATCGTGGTCCGGGAAAACATCTTCCGCCATAGGGAGATGGGTAAGACACCGAGAGAAGCTTCCACCGAAGGAACCAAAGAAGTAACCCTGGCGGTGATCGCGACCACTATGACGGTGATTGCGGTATTCTTACCGATCGCATTCGTGAGCGGGGTGGTGGGACAGTTCCTACGGGAATTCGGTCTGACGGTTTGTTTCGCCCTTCTTATCTCTCTTTATGACGCTCTTACCATCGCGCCTATGCTTTCCGCATACTTTGGAGGAAAGATTTCCGCGGCTCACGGTGGCAAAGCCGGCCATGCCGCTCCTGTGCCGGAATTCGCAAGCGAGCCTCAAACCGGTAAGAAAAAGAAGAAGGAGCAACCGACTCCATTGGAGGCGATCGCTTATTCCAAGATCCGCGCCCAAGAGCAACCTACGGGAATCGTAGGCAAATTCTTCGGATTTCTTTTCGAAGGATTAAAGTTCGTATTCCGTCTTTTGGGCAAGATTCTTTCGCCCGTAGAGAAAGGACTGGATTCCGTATTATCGATCTTTAATGTATTCCAATCTTGGTTGGAGGACGTATACGCGTATGTTCTCAAATTCACCTTGAAGAGACCGATCTTTATTCTTTCCGGAGCCGTCTTGATCTTTGCGGGAAGTTTGGTCCTGACCAAATTCATTCCGAAAACGTTCCTTCCCGCTCAGGATCAGGGTAAATTCCAGGTCACTCTGGATATGCCTCCCGGCACTTCCGTGAACAAGATGGCCGAGGTCGCGATGGACGCTTATAAGCAGATCGCTTCCCATAAGGAAATCAAATTGGTGGCGATGTTCAATACAAACAGAACCACTACCATGTTCGTGGAGATGGTTCCTTCCCACGATCGTAAGGTTAATACCTCGCAATTCAAGGACCAGATGCGTAAGGAATTGGAATCCTTCTCCTTTGCGAATCCTATCGTGAAGGATATAGACAACGTGGGTGGAGGACAACGTCCTTTCACTTTGGTAGTAAGCGGTCAGAATGGAAAAGTGGTCCAGGACTACGCTCATAAATTATTCTCTAAATTAAGAGAATCTAAAGCGCTCTTGGATGTGGATACCAGCTATCGCGCAGGGGCTCCCGAGTTCCGGGTCGTTCCGGATCGGAACCGAGAGGTGCTTTTGGGAATTCCGGGTACGGTAATAGGAACCGAATTACGTACTCTGGTGGAAGGAACTACTCCTGCCGTATACCGTGAGAACGGTGTGGAATACGATATTCGCGTTCGTTTGAAGGAGAATCAGAGGGATCTAAAGGAGAATTTCTATAATTCCTTCGTGCCTAACTTCAATAACATGATGATTCCTATCCAAAACGTCGCTAAGGCGGAGGAGACCACCGGCCTTGCCACCATCAACCGTATGAACCGGAACCAATCCGTGGAAATCTATGCGGACGTGAATCCGGACGGGCCCGGGATGGGAGGAGCCATGGAAGAAGTGGCCAAACTCACCCAGACGGAACTTCCGCTACCACCGGGAGTGAGAATCGGTTATACGGGTCAAGCGGAGAACTTCAAAGAGATGGGAACTTCCTTAGGTATCGCGATGGGATTGGGAATTCTATTCATATACATGGTGCTTGCATCCTTGTATGAAAGTTTCATCACTCCGATCGCAATTATGTTGGTTCTTCCTCTGGCTCTTTGCGGGGCGTTTATCGCTCTCTTCCTAACCCAGAAATCTTTGGATATCTTCTCCATGATCGGTCTCATCATGCTTATCGGTGTGGCCACCAAGAACTCGATCCTGCTTGTGGACTTTACGAACCAGCTCATACAAAGGGGCGTGGAGATGAAAGAAGCCATCATCGAAGCGGGAAGAGAAAGGCTACGTCCTATTCTCATGACTTCCTTCGCGTTGATCGCGGGAATGGCTCCGATCGCGATCGGACTCAACGAGGCATCCAAGCAAAGAACCAGTATGGGGGTTGCGATCATCGGAGGATTGATTTCTTCCACCGTCCTGACTCTCGTGGTAGTGCCTGCGGCATTCTCCTATATCGAGAAACTGAACAATCTTGTGAGGAGAAATTCACCGAATCCGGACGCTTGAGATGGGAGTCTTGGCAAGGGAGAAACTCCGGCTTCGAATACTACGAATCGCCGGAGATCTTTTCCTGAAACAGGGATACTCCGACACGAAAATGGAGGACCTAGTGAACGAGATCCGGGTGAGTAAGAAGAATCTTTACGCGCTTTTTGCGAATAAGGAGGAAATCTTAAAGTCCTTGGTGTTATACAAGCAGGACAGACTCGCCCGGAAAATTCGCAGACTCATCGAGAAGGAAGGTTCGAATACTTCCGAAAAGGTCTGCAAATTCTTTCGGAATCTGTTCGGTGCGACCCATCCGAATTATTTTCGGATTCTCGCCGAACTAAAGGAAAGGACCCCCGATATACGTAAATTTATCGAGGAGAATCGGGAGAGAACGGTGAACAAGGAGATCGATAATATTCTGGAAAGCGGAAAGGCGGAAGGACGGTTCAGAACCGACCTTAAGTCGGATTTGCTCATCCAGACCCTGACAGCCTGTTCGGAAGCCGCCTTTCGCTCGAATCTTGATTTAAATTCGGTAAAGAAACGCTTGGAAATGGCGTCAGAACTGGACAATATTTTTCTATATGGCATAATTGATCAGGGGACTGGTTAGGATTTGGTCGATTTATACCGAAAAATCGTTTCCTAAGAGGGAGGGGGAGAATAAAGTGCAAACCGCCGTGGAACAAGAGCTTACCCAAGAAAAGGACGAAGTACGTCAAAGGATCTTTGAAAAATCGTTCGAGTTATTTCTTCGGTACGGCTTCGCCAAAACAAGAATGGAAGAGATCGCAAGAACTCTTCGTATCAGTCGCAAGACCCTTTACAAACATTTCGCTAATAAGCACGAGCTTCTTAAAGAATTGATGATGGATAGGCATCATCGGATTCATAATAAAATCGAAGTCATCCAACAGGATCCGGAGAAAAGCATCCGAGAAAAAATCCAGGCAATGCAAACCTGTATCTCTAGCGAGATTCCTCAGGGCATGAACGAATTCATGAGAGAGATCCGGGATCAGGCTCCCGATCTTTGGAAGGATTTCCGAGCCATGAAAGAGGCCAAGATCAACCGGACTATGCGGAATATGATCGAGACCGGGATCAAAAACGGAGATATCCGATCGGACGTGAATCCGGATATCGTTCTTTTAATCCATTCCGCTTCTTCCGAAGCCTTGTTTGAACCGAATTTTCTGGCTCAGACTCCTTATTCTATCCGGGATTTGGTCAAGGAATTGGACACAATCATATTTTACGGAATCGTGAAACGGGACGAAAACGATCCTCGCTAATTTTCGGATTCCTAGCGTCCGAAAAATCGCTTAAGCTACCGACTCTTAACAGGAAAATTAGCTCCGGCTCTTAAAAAGATTCGCCTATTTTCATTCCGGCTCGGAATGTAGTCGCCGAATCCCATGTACGTAGGTAAGAAATCCTAATGGCTTTCCTATTCCTCTTAGGTTTCCTATTCTCCGCAATAACGATCTTTATACTTCTAAGTAGAACTAAGGAAATGGGAAGACTCGGCCTTACGATCGTAAGCGTCTCTCTGTCTCTATTACTTATCGGGATTATCGCTCTCAGTTTAACCCTACTAGGTATCTACCGCCTGGAAACGGTTAATTATGTTTTGCTCTTATTCGCGGCGATTGGACTCGGAATCTTTGTCAAACGCAGAAGACAAGATAGGAGTAAATTTCCCGCTTTCGAATTGGGCAAATTCGAACTGCTATTCGTAGTTTTCTTTTCGATCTTTACTCTCTATCTGTATGCCGGTTTCCCTACCCAGAATATAGATGGTGGAAGGGACCAAGGGCAATACGCCGTTTTCGGATACGTGATCGCGAAGACGGGCGCCTTGAATTTGGACATGCCCGATTCCAAATTGATTCGGGATATCTTCGGAGATTCCGTTTCTATGGAATTTAGATCGGTCGGACTAGGCGAAGGCGATCGTCGCTTCCCGGCTTTTTTTTATTTATTACCCGCTTACTTGGCGATCGGCTATGACTTATTTAATATGGAGGGATTGCTACGCGTCCCGGCCTTTTTCGGATTTCTTTCGTTTTTCCTTTTTTATCTGATATCTAGAAAGATGATCGGTCGAGTGGGCGCGGGTATGGTGTCCGTATTATACGTATTCAATTCGTCGCAGCTATGGAACGTTCGCTCGACCTTATCGGAACCGATTTCTCAGTTTCTAATTCTATTATCCGGATACTTGGTTTATTCGTGTTTCAGAAAGAAAAGCGATCTTCCTATGCTTTGCATAGGCGCAGTTTTCGGTCTGAGTTCCTTTGTCCGCGTGGACGGTTATGCCTATTTCCCGGCGCTGGCCTTGTTTTCCGCTTACATACTTTTAGTTAAGCCGAGATATTTTAGAAAATTCTTATTCTTCTTTTCCTCCTTTGTCCTAGTGAATCTTCTTTCGATGGTGATCGGCTATTTCCATTATAGGTATTATATCATGGAGCATTGGAAGTTCGTGAAACTTCTTTTAATCGGCTTCATTCTTTCTTCCGGGGGGATTCTTTTCGAAGCAATACTTTGGAGTCGCGAAAGCCGACTATTGGTAAGAATCCGAGATGGATTAAAAAAATATAAGTTCTACGTCCGTATTCTGTTTTTATCCTGCCTCGTCGCTTTGGCAATATTCGGATACTTCGTTCGCCCCGCATTCGGTATCGTAAATGATCCTTCAAATCATGAATATATAGAGAATAACGCTTTTACGGTGTTTTCCTGGTATGTGCCCGTTTGGTTGACTTTCTTTTTAGTTTTCGCTTTCGATTCTTTCCTGTTCCGAGGGAGACATTTTCGATCGGCATTTCTTTTCTTCATAGGTTCTTTTATTCTGCTGCTCTATCTTTTAAAACCTAATATAGCCTCGGATCATTTTTGGGCTACACGGAGATGGATGATATTTTCGGTTCCGTTCGCAATCTTGGGTTCGTTTATAGGAATTCGGGAAATTCCTTTTATCTCTCGCAAGGTTCGATCTGCTCTATTGCTAATCGGATTTGTGTGCGGATTGGGGTATACGCTCTGGAGATCGAAAATTCTTCTGTTCCAGCCAATGATGGAGTTCTATCGGAAGGGTTACGAGGATTTTGCACGAGTCACGCCCACGGACGAAGGTTACTATTTCACTACGAAGCATGAGATAGCCCTTCCTCTTAGATATATCTACGGGAAAAAAATTTTTCTACTAAACGATTCCGTAAAGTTTTTGGAAAAAGTTCCGCAATTGCTGAAATCGGGAAGGAAAGTTTATCTCATTCAAAACGGTGAGTTCGCAGGATCGGATCCGGGTTTGAAATTCGAAAAAATTTCCGATTTGAATTTGAGAGGCCATTTTCCGGCAGAATCCATCCAGAAATATCCGGAATTCCTTTATCATAAAAATCTGAATTTGCAATTGTATCGGGTCGAAGCAGCTTTCGGCTCTTATCCTCCGAAGCCGATCGAGATGGAATGGGTGCCTGCCGAAGGCGGATTTATTTCTCGGACGGGAGAAATCGAAAAAGACGGGACGATTACGGCGACTCGACACCGAGGTCCCCTTGTCTATGGACCTTGGCTGACATTGCCTCGGGGAAAATATGAGTTACGGATTTTAGGAAGAAATCTTCAGAACGCCGAGTTTGATGTGGCTTACGGAAAAGGTAATCTTCTTCTGGCGGAAAGGCAAAAGGGAACGGAGTCGGATTCTATGACTTTATATTTCGAAGTAAAGGATTCTATCATCGACGATTTGGAATTCAGGGCTTTTGTAGAAGGGAAATCGGAAGTAAAAGTGGAAAGAATTTCCGTGAAGAATATTCTTAAGAAATAGGAAATACGAGTCCGAATCTTACTCCCGGCGGTATATTATTTTCAACGAATATGAAAATTCGAAATTTATCTAAAAGAAGGTTCAAATGAAGTTTTTTCTTTCAATCCTATTAGTGATCCTCTTCTCTTTTCCGGTTTTGGCCGGAGACAAAGAGAAGGGTGAGTCCTGTAACAGCGATATCCAATGCGGTT
The sequence above is a segment of the Leptospira wolffii serovar Khorat str. Khorat-H2 genome. Coding sequences within it:
- a CDS encoding TolC family protein, translated to MNQKPKYKNRLWTGGISLGILFWGFSLFPQSAADFEKDKIWTTSSLIRYSLENSVQAKITRLDLENSEYDWEKENGKYNFIGSLTANTQKTNNLPLPQYTLQGREITSNTISAGLSKNFSTGTTASLTVSDNRYETDAGKRPEQRGTIAQQFAQPSLHFANVGFTLKQELLKNIFGYQQRRNLDISRRNTSVRRLDAMNTLSRSVVQSLLAFWNLALADENVKTAEMLVKSVKNVKEITSSKVRMGVAEDYESGQWNSLLISAENQLRTAKLDKDKVRRDLLVSLGKDPETPMQLGLHLEEVLPILQPETTEVDEALIHRYDYRSVTLQKQNAHTAMEVSKNGLLPSLYVSGTYNSREYDRNFPQSFDGIGAGRFTQNSAEIKMDYPLGNDTARAEYKNSLTQNRKLDLLLEQTKDQVKTDVRQGLQRIHTAHEVLEESKKNLVQAERFYNGILPRYRYGRATSLNVKNALDLVAQARYGLMQAKVNYNSALVQYELSKGTLFRKYGMDAEEVLNQSIGDQK
- a CDS encoding TetR/AcrR family transcriptional regulator; the encoded protein is MGVLAREKLRLRILRIAGDLFLKQGYSDTKMEDLVNEIRVSKKNLYALFANKEEILKSLVLYKQDRLARKIRRLIEKEGSNTSEKVCKFFRNLFGATHPNYFRILAELKERTPDIRKFIEENRERTVNKEIDNILESGKAEGRFRTDLKSDLLIQTLTACSEAAFRSNLDLNSVKKRLEMASELDNIFLYGIIDQGTG
- a CDS encoding TetR/AcrR family transcriptional regulator — translated: MQTAVEQELTQEKDEVRQRIFEKSFELFLRYGFAKTRMEEIARTLRISRKTLYKHFANKHELLKELMMDRHHRIHNKIEVIQQDPEKSIREKIQAMQTCISSEIPQGMNEFMREIRDQAPDLWKDFRAMKEAKINRTMRNMIETGIKNGDIRSDVNPDIVLLIHSASSEALFEPNFLAQTPYSIRDLVKELDTIIFYGIVKRDENDPR